A window of Streptomyces sp. SAI-127 contains these coding sequences:
- a CDS encoding LpqB family beta-propeller domain-containing protein, with the protein MDADREGGGRRTPRRAVVYAACGVVLLAGCASMPDSGDLRGVDATPRQDTQVRVYAMPPQEDAEPLDIVQGFLEALTSDDPDYETARKYLTGSAAKQWQPGLSTTVLDDGPGADVVPPVGREQAEDTSFTLTGTKVAVVDAQQSYAPASGEYRETVHLVQDKKTKQWRIDSPPPGVVMGKSDFQRNYVSVNKYYFASHTRAATAPQTVAVADPVYVRERVDPMTQLVRSLLNGPTSWLDPVVRTRFPTGTALKSGVSSLTPDDQNILTVPLNGKAGHVSPDQCEAMGTQLLFTLQNLTPAVDTVELQAGGKQLCSVKENEANGAATRGSVENPAYLYFVDGRHRLVRISAEADAGGTKAEPVPVPGALGDGDKNLRSVAVSRDEHTAAGVGIDGKALYVGSLVSGGSLGEPVLVSNGKTAEDRLTTPSWDTEGDLWVADRNPADPRLLLFKEGAGKPLEVATPGLDGRIRDLRVAADGVRIALVVEKGGKQSLFVGRIEREGRTGDPQSVSVRELRSTTPDLEEVTTMSWAGDSRLAVVGREQGGVQQTRYVQVDGSTPEGPPPAVLTGVKEIAASEDDEMPLVAYSEDGIVRLPSGAQWQKVDADGTAPVYPG; encoded by the coding sequence GTGGACGCTGACCGCGAGGGGGGCGGCCGGCGCACGCCGAGGCGAGCGGTGGTGTACGCCGCCTGTGGCGTCGTACTGCTGGCGGGATGTGCCTCCATGCCGGACAGCGGGGATCTGCGCGGGGTCGACGCCACCCCGCGGCAGGACACTCAGGTGCGGGTCTACGCGATGCCGCCGCAGGAGGACGCCGAGCCCCTGGACATCGTGCAGGGCTTTCTTGAGGCGCTGACCAGCGACGATCCGGACTACGAGACGGCCCGCAAGTACCTGACCGGGAGTGCGGCGAAGCAGTGGCAGCCGGGGCTGTCCACCACGGTGCTCGACGACGGGCCCGGGGCCGACGTCGTGCCTCCCGTGGGCCGGGAGCAGGCCGAAGACACGTCGTTCACGCTGACCGGCACCAAGGTGGCCGTGGTGGACGCGCAGCAGTCGTACGCGCCGGCCTCCGGCGAGTACCGGGAGACCGTGCACCTCGTGCAGGACAAGAAGACCAAGCAGTGGCGGATCGACAGTCCTCCGCCGGGTGTCGTCATGGGGAAGTCGGACTTCCAGCGCAACTACGTGTCCGTCAACAAGTACTACTTCGCCTCGCACACGAGGGCGGCGACGGCTCCGCAGACCGTGGCGGTCGCCGATCCCGTGTATGTGCGCGAGCGCGTGGACCCCATGACGCAGTTGGTGCGATCCCTGCTCAACGGGCCGACGAGCTGGCTCGACCCCGTTGTCAGGACGCGCTTCCCGACCGGTACCGCGCTGAAGTCCGGCGTCTCCTCGCTGACTCCCGACGACCAGAACATCTTGACGGTGCCGCTCAATGGCAAGGCCGGGCACGTCAGTCCGGACCAGTGTGAAGCGATGGGGACCCAGCTGCTGTTCACCCTGCAGAACCTCACCCCCGCGGTGGACACGGTGGAGTTGCAGGCGGGCGGCAAGCAATTGTGTTCCGTGAAGGAGAACGAGGCCAACGGCGCCGCCACGCGCGGTTCGGTCGAGAATCCCGCGTACCTGTACTTCGTGGACGGTCGGCACCGGCTGGTGCGGATTTCGGCCGAAGCGGATGCCGGCGGTACGAAGGCCGAGCCGGTGCCGGTGCCCGGAGCGCTGGGCGACGGCGACAAGAATCTGCGGTCGGTGGCCGTCTCGCGTGACGAGCACACGGCGGCCGGTGTCGGCATCGACGGCAAGGCGCTGTACGTCGGATCGCTGGTGTCGGGCGGGTCACTCGGGGAACCGGTGCTGGTCAGCAACGGCAAGACGGCCGAGGACCGGCTGACCACGCCGAGCTGGGACACCGAGGGCGATCTGTGGGTGGCCGACCGAAACCCCGCCGATCCGCGGCTGCTGCTGTTCAAGGAGGGCGCGGGCAAGCCGCTGGAGGTGGCGACTCCCGGGCTGGACGGACGTATCAGGGATCTGCGGGTGGCCGCCGACGGGGTGCGGATCGCGCTCGTCGTCGAGAAGGGCGGCAAGCAGTCCCTGTTCGTCGGGCGGATCGAGCGGGAGGGCAGGACCGGGGACCCGCAGAGCGTCTCGGTGCGGGAACTGCGCTCCACGACACCGGATCTGGAGGAGGTCACGACCATGTCCTGGGCCGGCGACAGCAGGCTTGCGGTGGTCGGACGTGAGCAGGGCGGTGTGCAGCAGACGCGGTACGTCCAGGTCGACGGCTCCACTCCGGAGGGGCCGCCGCCGGCCGTGCTCACGGGTGTGAAGGAGATCGCCGCGTCCGAGGACGACGAGATGCCGTTGGTGGCCTACTCGGAGGACGGGATCGTACGGCTGCCTTCCGGGGCGCAGTGGCAGAAGGTGGACGCGGACGGGACGGCGCCGGTCTATCCGGGGTGA
- a CDS encoding response regulator transcription factor produces MADSFGPLHGEDAGDGVVSMGTDAGSPRKEPIRVLVVDDHALFRRGLEIVLAAEEDIQVVGEAGDGAEAVDKAADLLPDIVLMDVRMPKRGGIEACTSIKEVAPSAKIIMLTISDEEADLYDAIKAGATGYLLKEISTDEVATAIRAVADGQSQISPSMASKLLTEFKSMIQRTDERRLVPAPRLTDRELEVLKLVATGMNNRDIAKELFISENTVKNHVRNILEKLQLHSRMEAVVYAMREKILEIR; encoded by the coding sequence ATGGCGGACAGCTTCGGACCGCTGCACGGCGAGGACGCCGGCGACGGCGTCGTCAGCATGGGCACGGACGCGGGCTCTCCACGCAAGGAGCCGATCCGGGTTCTCGTCGTGGACGACCATGCACTCTTCCGGCGCGGACTGGAGATCGTGCTCGCGGCCGAGGAGGACATCCAGGTCGTGGGGGAGGCGGGCGACGGCGCGGAGGCCGTCGACAAGGCCGCCGACCTGTTGCCGGACATCGTTCTGATGGACGTGCGGATGCCCAAGCGGGGCGGGATCGAGGCCTGCACCTCCATCAAGGAGGTGGCACCCAGCGCCAAGATCATCATGTTGACGATCAGCGATGAGGAAGCCGACCTCTACGACGCGATCAAGGCCGGAGCGACCGGATATCTCCTCAAGGAGATCTCCACGGACGAGGTGGCGACCGCCATTCGCGCGGTGGCCGACGGCCAGTCGCAGATCAGCCCTTCCATGGCGTCGAAACTGCTCACCGAGTTCAAGTCGATGATCCAGCGGACGGACGAGCGACGTCTCGTGCCCGCTCCGCGGCTGACCGACCGTGAGCTGGAGGTCCTCAAGCTCGTCGCCACCGGGATGAACAACCGCGATATCGCGAAGGAGTTGTTCATCTCCGAGAACACCGTGAAGAACCATGTGCGCAACATCCTGGAGAAGCTGCAGCTGCACTCCAGGATGGAAGCGGTGGTCTACGCGATGCGGGAGAAGATCCTCGAGATCCGCTGA
- the mtrB gene encoding MtrAB system histidine kinase MtrB, which translates to MSGDSAASSPGRTGAAAGRPVGRKSAGSRWGRFVEIGLLQGGVQGSPVLRLFMRWVRRPLLPVMRLWRRNIQLKVVATTLLMSLGVVLLLGFVVIGQVRNGLLDAKVKASQSQATGGFAVAKQKADEAGAGTDEAAPAEGQSDQFVIEWMSNLVYSLSSGGQGAFDVVSLPVGGDSGSGRGPRASGDVDPTASVPEALREKIDESTSAAQSYTRIVYDPYQSPQPALVIGKQVNDPNGDPYQLYYLFPLTQEEKSLSLVKGTLATAGLFVVVLLGAIAWLVVRQVVTPVRMAAGIAERLSAGRLQERMKVTGEDDIARLGEAFNKMAQNLQLKIQQLEDLSRMQRRFVSDVSHELRTPLTTVRMAADVIHDAREDFDPMTARSAELLADQLDRFETLLADLLEISRFDAGAAALEAEPIDLREVVRRVVGGAAPLAERKGTTVRIVGDQQPVVAEADARRVERVLRNLVVNAVEHGEGKDVVVKLASAGGAVAIAVRDYGVGLKPGEATRVFSRFWRADPARARTTGGTGLGLSIALEDARLHGGWLQAWGEPGGGSQFRLTLPRTADEPLRGSPIPLEPKDSRRNRGLNDAGLPRGGGEKAATVPVQPTGDQVSSRDPIAPRSASVTPMADPTALPGNGARVVPRPTSGAPRPDSTSAGDRPGGETVSRPDAGSQESHEQQDSYGQQESYGQQGEAFRGR; encoded by the coding sequence ATGTCCGGAGACAGTGCTGCTTCGTCGCCCGGACGGACCGGGGCGGCTGCGGGGCGGCCTGTCGGGCGGAAGTCGGCGGGTTCCCGCTGGGGACGTTTCGTCGAGATCGGTCTGCTTCAGGGTGGAGTCCAGGGCAGCCCGGTCCTCAGGCTCTTCATGCGCTGGGTGCGCCGGCCGCTGCTGCCCGTGATGCGGCTGTGGCGGCGCAACATCCAGCTCAAGGTCGTCGCCACGACCCTGCTGATGTCGCTCGGTGTGGTGCTTCTGCTGGGCTTCGTCGTCATCGGGCAGGTGCGCAACGGGCTCCTCGACGCCAAGGTCAAGGCGTCGCAGAGCCAGGCCACCGGAGGGTTCGCGGTGGCCAAGCAGAAGGCGGACGAGGCCGGTGCCGGGACCGACGAGGCGGCCCCCGCGGAGGGTCAGTCCGATCAGTTCGTCATCGAGTGGATGAGTAATCTCGTCTACTCGCTCTCCAGCGGTGGTCAGGGCGCCTTCGACGTGGTGAGCCTGCCCGTGGGCGGCGACAGCGGGAGCGGGCGCGGGCCGCGTGCCTCGGGCGACGTCGACCCGACGGCCAGCGTCCCCGAGGCACTGCGCGAGAAGATCGACGAGAGCACCTCGGCCGCCCAGAGCTACACCCGCATCGTCTACGACCCCTATCAAAGTCCCCAGCCGGCCCTGGTCATCGGCAAGCAGGTCAACGACCCCAACGGCGATCCGTACCAGCTGTACTACCTCTTCCCGCTCACTCAGGAGGAGAAGTCGCTCAGCCTGGTCAAGGGCACCCTGGCGACCGCCGGGCTCTTCGTCGTCGTACTCCTCGGCGCGATCGCCTGGCTGGTGGTGCGGCAGGTCGTCACGCCGGTGCGGATGGCCGCCGGGATCGCGGAGCGGCTGTCCGCCGGTCGGCTCCAGGAGCGGATGAAGGTCACCGGTGAGGACGACATCGCGCGGCTCGGTGAGGCCTTCAACAAGATGGCGCAGAACCTTCAGCTGAAGATCCAGCAGCTGGAGGACCTGTCGCGGATGCAGCGGCGGTTCGTGTCGGACGTGTCGCACGAGCTGCGGACGCCGCTGACGACCGTACGGATGGCCGCCGACGTCATCCATGACGCCCGCGAGGACTTCGATCCGATGACCGCGAGGTCGGCCGAGTTGCTCGCCGACCAGTTGGACCGGTTCGAGACGCTGCTCGCGGACCTGCTGGAGATCAGCCGCTTCGATGCGGGCGCGGCGGCGCTGGAGGCGGAGCCGATAGACCTCAGGGAGGTCGTACGGCGAGTGGTCGGCGGGGCCGCGCCACTTGCCGAACGCAAGGGCACCACGGTCCGGATCGTGGGCGACCAGCAGCCCGTCGTCGCCGAGGCCGACGCCCGGCGCGTGGAGCGGGTGCTGCGCAATCTCGTCGTCAACGCCGTCGAGCACGGTGAGGGCAAGGACGTCGTGGTCAAGCTGGCTTCGGCGGGCGGGGCGGTCGCGATCGCGGTGCGCGACTACGGAGTCGGGCTCAAGCCCGGCGAGGCCACGCGCGTGTTCAGCCGTTTCTGGCGGGCCGACCCGGCACGCGCGCGTACCACCGGCGGTACGGGACTGGGGCTGTCCATCGCCCTGGAGGACGCACGGTTGCACGGCGGCTGGCTGCAGGCGTGGGGCGAGCCGGGCGGCGGTTCGCAGTTCCGGCTGACGTTGCCGAGGACGGCCGACGAGCCGCTGCGGGGCTCGCCGATACCGCTCGAGCCCAAGGACTCTCGCCGCAATCGTGGACTCAATGACGCCGGTCTGCCGCGTGGGGGCGGCGAAAAGGCGGCCACCGTGCCGGTTCAGCCGACGGGTGACCAGGTGAGCTCGCGGGATCCGATAGCGCCCAGGTCGGCCTCTGTGACACCCATGGCCGATCCGACGGCGCTGCCCGGCAACGGTGCGCGCGTGGTGCCCCGGCCGACGTCCGGTGCGCCACGGCCGGACAGCACTTCTGCCGGGGACAGGCCCGGCGGGGAGACCGTGAGCCGCCCGGACGCCGGGTCGCAGGAGTCGCACGAACAGCAGGACTCGTACGGACAGCAGGAGTCGTACGGACAGCAGGGGGAGGCATTCCGTGGACGCTGA
- a CDS encoding glycerophosphoryl diester phosphodiesterase membrane domain-containing protein, whose protein sequence is MNDTPGWASPGSAPPDGHKPGTSDSGEPAIRPETANPAPEPQDNPQDADSKWSQEQPPPGQWSAPTGPAAPGQTPPPPPPGPGWGSQPPAGPPGGYGPPPGWGGAYRGWGGPPPAAKPGVIPLRPLGVGEILDGAVSTMRTYWRTVLGISLTVAVVTEVLVILLQGFVLNDSAGTEALNDPSASADELTRALGETMVGSTVVFLISLIGTVAATALLTTVTSRAVLGRPVTTGEAWREARPQVPRLFGLIFLLLLITFGVLAVGALPGILVAAAGSNGGGIALVVLGVLGAGVVALWLMIRFSLASPALMLEKQSIVKSMSRSTKLVRGSWWRVLGIQLLAGIIANIIAAIVVIPFTFLAAALSGEGVGGFVNGTGDLGWTFLIISGIGSVIGSMITFPITAGVTVLLYIDQRIRREALDLELARAAGVQDYGTGPTPGS, encoded by the coding sequence ATGAACGACACTCCGGGCTGGGCCTCGCCCGGATCCGCCCCGCCCGACGGACACAAGCCCGGCACGTCCGATTCCGGCGAGCCCGCCATCCGGCCCGAGACTGCGAACCCCGCGCCAGAGCCGCAGGACAACCCGCAGGACGCCGACTCGAAGTGGTCCCAGGAACAGCCGCCCCCCGGTCAGTGGTCCGCCCCCACAGGCCCCGCCGCTCCCGGTCAGACACCTCCGCCCCCACCGCCCGGCCCGGGCTGGGGGTCCCAGCCCCCCGCCGGCCCGCCCGGAGGCTACGGCCCTCCCCCGGGCTGGGGCGGCGCCTACCGCGGCTGGGGCGGCCCCCCGCCCGCGGCCAAACCCGGCGTGATCCCCCTGCGCCCGCTCGGCGTGGGCGAGATCCTCGACGGCGCGGTCTCCACCATGCGCACCTACTGGCGCACGGTCCTCGGCATCTCGCTGACCGTCGCGGTCGTGACCGAGGTCCTCGTCATCCTGCTCCAGGGCTTCGTCCTGAACGACAGCGCGGGGACCGAGGCCCTCAACGACCCCAGCGCCAGCGCCGACGAGCTGACCCGCGCCCTGGGCGAGACCATGGTCGGCAGCACCGTCGTCTTCCTGATCTCCCTGATCGGCACGGTCGCCGCGACCGCGCTGCTGACAACGGTCACCAGCCGGGCCGTGCTCGGCAGGCCGGTCACCACCGGTGAGGCCTGGCGCGAGGCCCGCCCGCAGGTACCCAGGCTGTTCGGTCTGATCTTCCTGCTGCTGCTCATCACCTTCGGTGTGCTCGCCGTCGGTGCACTGCCCGGCATCCTCGTGGCCGCCGCGGGCTCGAACGGCGGCGGTATCGCCCTCGTCGTCCTGGGCGTCCTCGGCGCCGGCGTCGTCGCGCTGTGGCTGATGATCCGCTTCTCCCTGGCCTCGCCCGCGCTGATGCTGGAGAAGCAGAGCATCGTGAAGTCGATGAGCCGCTCCACGAAGCTGGTGCGCGGTTCCTGGTGGCGAGTCCTCGGCATTCAGCTGCTGGCCGGGATCATCGCGAACATCATCGCGGCGATCGTCGTCATCCCCTTCACCTTCCTCGCCGCAGCGCTCAGCGGCGAGGGCGTCGGCGGCTTCGTCAACGGCACCGGCGACCTCGGCTGGACGTTCCTCATCATCAGCGGCATCGGCTCGGTGATCGGCTCCATGATCACCTTCCCGATCACGGCGGGCGTCACCGTGCTCCTCTACATCGACCAGCGCATCCGCCGCGAGGCCCTCGACCTCGAACTGGCCCGCGCAGCGGGCGTACAGGACTACGGCACCGGCCCCACTCCCGGGAGCTGA
- a CDS encoding ComF family protein, with product MRGWWRDLTDLVLPAECGGCGRPRTVLCPECRAALDGAAPSRARPVPEPPGLPVVHAAARYADSVRAVLLAHKERGSLGLAGPLGTALAGAVSAAVREAYEPGGGGFASGRPRGSREGGYGALVGPGVPVLLVPVPSARRAVRARGHDPARRIALAAAGELRRAGMPGRVVAVLRQRRRVADQSGLNSRQRLENLAGALTAVPGSGRLLAEGLVVLVDDLMTTGASLTEAARAVREARAREDIGNRGEQMRAGHRDQRQREAEGRRGHRPPETAGQRVHGQPASAEWHGERRRDGSGRRGGRVVAGCDREGAGFVYTAATRESMGERLVTVTEEDTDRERCSATAAGVGGVRDLICAAVVAASPESFEINRN from the coding sequence ATGCGGGGGTGGTGGCGGGACCTGACCGATCTGGTGCTGCCGGCCGAGTGCGGAGGCTGTGGGAGGCCTCGCACGGTGCTCTGTCCGGAGTGCCGTGCCGCCCTGGACGGGGCCGCACCGAGCCGGGCGCGACCGGTGCCGGAGCCGCCCGGACTGCCGGTCGTGCACGCGGCGGCTCGGTATGCGGACTCGGTACGGGCGGTCTTGCTGGCCCATAAGGAGCGAGGGTCGCTGGGCCTCGCTGGGCCGCTCGGCACGGCTCTGGCGGGGGCGGTATCGGCGGCGGTGCGGGAGGCATATGAGCCGGGCGGTGGGGGATTTGCGTCGGGGCGGCCTCGGGGGTCGCGTGAAGGGGGCTATGGGGCTTTGGTTGGGCCCGGTGTGCCGGTGCTGCTCGTTCCCGTGCCGTCCGCGCGGCGGGCGGTTCGGGCTCGGGGGCATGATCCGGCGCGGCGGATCGCGCTCGCGGCGGCTGGGGAGCTGCGGCGGGCGGGGATGCCGGGGCGGGTGGTGGCCGTACTGCGGCAGCGGCGGCGGGTGGCCGACCAGTCGGGGCTCAACTCCCGGCAGCGGTTGGAGAACCTCGCGGGCGCGCTGACCGCGGTTCCCGGCAGCGGACGGCTGCTGGCCGAAGGGCTGGTCGTGCTGGTCGACGACCTGATGACGACAGGAGCTTCCCTCACCGAGGCGGCGCGGGCCGTCCGGGAGGCGCGGGCTCGGGAGGACATCGGGAACCGCGGTGAACAGATGAGGGCCGGACACCGTGATCAACGGCAACGGGAGGCCGAAGGGCGCAGAGGTCACCGGCCGCCGGAGACGGCGGGACAGCGTGTCCACGGGCAGCCGGCATCGGCTGAGTGGCATGGCGAACGGCGGCGAGACGGGAGCGGGCGCCGTGGTGGACGGGTGGTGGCCGGATGCGACCGTGAGGGGGCGGGCTTCGTGTACACCGCTGCAACTCGGGAAAGCATGGGGGAACGGTTGGTCACAGTGACGGAGGAGGACACGGACCGGGAGCGCTGCTCGGCGACAGCGGCGGGCGTCGGTGGCGTCCGTGACCTGATCTGCGCAGCTGTGGTCGCGGCCTCGCCGGAGTCCTTCGAAATAAACCGGAACTGA
- the mtrA gene encoding two-component system response regulator MtrA, which yields MKGRVLVVDDDTALAEMLGIVLRGEGFEPSFVADGDKALAAFREAKPDLVLLDLMLPGRDGIEVCRLIRAESGVPIVMLTAKSDTVDVVVGLESGADDYIVKPFKPKELVARIRARLRRSEEPAPEQLAIGDLVIDVAGHSVKRDGQSIALTPLEFDLLVALARKPWQVFTREVLLEQVWGYRHAADTRLVNVHVQRLRSKVEKDPERPEIVVTVRGVGYKAGPS from the coding sequence ATGAAGGGACGAGTCCTTGTCGTCGACGACGACACCGCACTTGCCGAGATGCTGGGCATTGTGCTGCGTGGTGAAGGTTTTGAGCCGTCTTTCGTAGCCGACGGTGACAAGGCGCTGGCCGCGTTCCGTGAGGCCAAGCCGGATCTGGTGCTGCTGGATCTGATGCTGCCCGGGCGGGACGGCATCGAGGTGTGCCGCCTGATCAGGGCGGAGTCCGGCGTGCCGATCGTGATGCTCACGGCGAAGAGCGACACCGTCGATGTGGTCGTGGGCCTGGAGTCCGGTGCCGACGACTACATCGTGAAGCCGTTCAAGCCGAAGGAGCTCGTGGCCCGGATCCGGGCGCGGCTTCGGAGGTCGGAGGAGCCGGCTCCCGAGCAGCTCGCCATCGGTGACCTGGTCATCGACGTGGCCGGGCACTCCGTGAAGCGGGACGGGCAGTCGATCGCGTTGACGCCGCTGGAGTTCGACCTGCTGGTCGCGCTCGCGCGCAAGCCGTGGCAGGTGTTCACGCGTGAGGTGCTCCTCGAGCAGGTGTGGGGCTACCGGCACGCCGCCGACACCCGGCTCGTCAATGTGCATGTGCAGCGGCTGCGCTCCAAGGTCGAGAAGGACCCGGAGCGGCCGGAGATCGTGGTGACCGTCCGTGGTGTGGGTTACAAGGCAGGGCCCAGCTGA
- the raiA gene encoding ribosome-associated translation inhibitor RaiA, with amino-acid sequence MDIVVKGRKTEVPERFRKHVAEKLKLEKIQKLDGKVISLDVEVSKEPNPRQADRCDRVEITLRSRGPVIRAEAAASDPYAALDLAAEKLDARLRKEHDKRHTRRGARRLTAAEVADHVPGAATLNGNGQAVHEEESDGVPTKKIGSLEIKGEGPLVVREKTHVASPMTLDQALYEMELVGHDFYLFVDSETKEPSVVYRRHAYDYGVIHLSTDPMVARAHSPAAGDTMGG; translated from the coding sequence GTGGACATCGTCGTCAAGGGCCGCAAGACCGAGGTGCCCGAGCGGTTCCGCAAGCACGTGGCCGAGAAGCTGAAGCTGGAGAAGATCCAGAAGCTCGATGGCAAGGTGATCAGCCTCGACGTCGAGGTGTCCAAGGAGCCGAACCCCCGACAGGCCGACCGTTGTGACCGAGTGGAGATCACGCTCCGCTCCCGCGGTCCGGTGATCCGGGCGGAAGCGGCAGCCAGCGACCCGTACGCGGCACTCGACCTGGCGGCGGAGAAGCTGGATGCCCGGCTTCGCAAGGAGCACGACAAGCGCCACACACGCAGGGGCGCACGGCGACTCACGGCTGCCGAGGTCGCCGACCACGTTCCGGGCGCGGCGACGCTCAACGGCAACGGGCAGGCCGTTCACGAGGAAGAGTCGGACGGTGTGCCGACCAAGAAGATCGGCTCGCTGGAGATCAAGGGTGAAGGCCCCCTCGTGGTCCGCGAGAAGACCCACGTCGCCTCCCCGATGACCCTCGACCAGGCGCTCTACGAGATGGAGCTGGTCGGGCACGACTTCTATCTGTTCGTCGACTCCGAGACCAAGGAACCGAGTGTCGTCTATCGGCGGCACGCCTACGACTACGGCGTCATCCACCTGAGCACGGACCCGATGGTCGCCCGGGCGCACTCTCCCGCGGCCGGAGACACGATGGGTGGCTGA
- the mtnA gene encoding S-methyl-5-thioribose-1-phosphate isomerase: MADQYAQTGEDSKPTEIPAIRWEEPPEGPVLVLLDQTRLPAEEVELVCTDASALVEAIRSLSVRGAPLLGIAGAYGVALAAARGFDVDEAAAVLAGARPTAVNLAVGVRRAEAAYRAELAKSGDQELAAGAALAAARRLHREDAAASAAMAERGLALLDELLPGGGHRILTHCNTGALVSGGEGTAFAVALAAHRVGRLRRLWVDETRPLLQGARLTAYEAARSGMAYTLLTDNAAGSLFAAGEVDAVLIGADRIAADGSVANKVGSYPLAVLARYHHVPFIVVAPVTTVDPDTPDGASIEVEQRAGHEVTEIAAPQAPVAGVEAGGGIPVAPLGTQAYNPAFDVTPPELVTAIVTEEGVVSPVTAEALAELCARSPEVTTG, translated from the coding sequence ATGGCTGATCAGTACGCGCAAACCGGCGAGGACAGCAAGCCCACCGAGATTCCGGCAATCCGCTGGGAGGAGCCACCCGAAGGCCCCGTCCTGGTGCTTCTCGACCAGACGAGGCTGCCGGCCGAGGAGGTCGAACTGGTCTGTACTGACGCGTCCGCGCTGGTGGAGGCGATCCGTTCGCTCTCCGTGCGCGGGGCGCCGTTGCTCGGCATCGCGGGGGCGTACGGGGTCGCGCTCGCCGCCGCGCGCGGGTTCGATGTGGACGAGGCGGCGGCCGTGCTGGCGGGCGCGCGTCCGACCGCGGTGAATCTCGCCGTCGGGGTGCGCAGAGCCGAGGCCGCGTACCGGGCCGAGCTCGCCAAGAGCGGTGACCAGGAGCTGGCGGCCGGGGCTGCGCTGGCGGCGGCGCGCAGGCTGCACCGGGAGGATGCGGCGGCCAGTGCCGCGATGGCCGAGCGTGGGCTGGCACTCCTGGACGAACTGCTGCCGGGCGGCGGGCACCGGATCCTGACGCACTGCAACACCGGTGCGCTGGTGTCGGGCGGCGAGGGGACGGCGTTCGCGGTGGCGCTCGCGGCTCACCGGGTGGGGCGGCTGCGGCGGTTGTGGGTGGACGAGACGCGTCCGCTGCTCCAGGGTGCCCGGCTGACGGCGTACGAGGCGGCGCGCAGCGGGATGGCGTACACCTTGCTGACCGACAACGCGGCGGGCTCGCTGTTCGCGGCCGGGGAGGTGGACGCGGTACTGATCGGGGCCGACCGGATCGCCGCCGACGGGTCGGTGGCGAACAAGGTGGGGAGCTATCCGCTCGCGGTGCTCGCGCGGTACCACCATGTGCCGTTCATCGTGGTGGCGCCGGTGACCACGGTTGATCCGGACACGCCCGACGGGGCGTCGATCGAGGTGGAGCAGCGGGCCGGGCACGAGGTGACCGAGATCGCGGCGCCCCAGGCGCCGGTGGCGGGAGTCGAGGCGGGCGGTGGGATTCCGGTGGCGCCGCTGGGGACCCAGGCGTACAACCCGGCGTTCGATGTGACGCCGCCCGAGCTGGTGACGGCGATCGTCACGGAGGAGGGCGTGGTGTCGCCGGTGACGGCCGAGGCTCTTGCCGAGCTGTGTGCAAGGTCCCCGGAGGTGACGACCGGCTGA